One region of Anaeromyxobacter paludicola genomic DNA includes:
- the rpsB gene encoding 30S ribosomal protein S2, which produces MAQAMEQGGTAITMKQLLEAGVHFGHQTKRWNPKMKPYIFGARNGIYIIDLQKTVTLARNAFRFVSDTVARGGKVLFIGTKKQAQDAVAEEAARCGMFYVTNRWLGGTLTNFKTIKSGIDRLKEIERQAKDGTYERLPKKEVAQLEREREKLEKNLGGVKELSRVPAAIFIIDPKKEHIAVHEANRLGIPVVGVVDTNCDPEGIDYVIPGNDDAIRSIRLFTGKVAEACIEGSRRYSAYVAEHGTQETEQSDRDAASERGGRDRRDRRDRGGRDRGPRQPREDRGAASANVEVLRKGEVTPAAPVEAAPAPEQK; this is translated from the coding sequence ATGGCGCAGGCCATGGAGCAGGGCGGCACCGCCATCACCATGAAGCAGCTGCTGGAGGCCGGCGTCCACTTCGGCCACCAGACCAAGCGCTGGAACCCGAAGATGAAGCCGTACATCTTCGGCGCCCGCAACGGCATCTACATCATCGACCTGCAGAAGACGGTCACCCTGGCCCGCAACGCCTTCCGGTTCGTCTCCGACACCGTGGCGCGCGGCGGCAAGGTGCTCTTCATCGGCACCAAGAAGCAGGCCCAGGACGCGGTCGCCGAGGAGGCCGCCCGCTGCGGCATGTTCTACGTGACCAACCGCTGGCTCGGCGGCACGCTCACCAACTTCAAGACCATCAAGAGCGGCATCGATCGGCTGAAGGAGATCGAGCGCCAGGCCAAGGACGGCACCTACGAGCGCCTCCCGAAGAAGGAAGTGGCCCAGCTCGAGCGCGAGCGCGAGAAGCTGGAGAAGAACCTCGGCGGCGTGAAGGAGCTCTCCCGCGTCCCCGCGGCCATCTTCATCATCGACCCGAAGAAGGAGCACATCGCCGTGCACGAGGCGAACCGCCTCGGCATCCCGGTGGTCGGCGTGGTGGACACCAACTGCGATCCCGAGGGGATCGACTACGTCATCCCGGGCAACGACGACGCCATCCGCTCCATCCGGCTCTTCACCGGGAAGGTGGCCGAGGCCTGCATCGAGGGCAGCCGCCGCTACAGCGCCTACGTGGCCGAGCACGGCACCCAGGAGACCGAGCAGAGCGACCGCGACGCCGCCAGCGAGCGCGGCGGCCGTGACCGTCGCGATCGCCGCGACCGCGGCGGCCGTGACCGCGGCCCGCGCCAGCCCCGCGAGGACCGCGGCGCCGCCAGCGCCAACGTCGAGGTGCTCCGCAAGGGCGAGGTGACCCCGGCCGCGCCGGTCGAGGCCGCCCCGGCCCCCGAGCAGAAGTAG
- the tsf gene encoding translation elongation factor Ts yields MAEISATMVKDLREKTGAGMMDCKKALSESGGDFGKAEEYLRKKGLSAAAKKAGRAATEGAVASYIHMGGKIGVLVEVNCETDFVARTDGFQALVKDLSMHIAAAAPQFVRREEVPAEVIEKEMEIARAQAREQKKPEAIIEKIATGKVEKFYKDVVLLEQPFVKDDKKTVQDLVTETVAKIGENVQVRRFARFVLGEGLEKKTENLAEEVAKTAGLVK; encoded by the coding sequence GTGGCCGAGATCAGCGCAACCATGGTGAAGGACCTCCGCGAGAAGACCGGCGCGGGGATGATGGACTGCAAGAAGGCGCTCTCCGAGAGCGGCGGCGACTTCGGCAAGGCCGAGGAGTACCTCCGCAAGAAGGGGCTCTCCGCCGCCGCCAAGAAGGCCGGCCGGGCCGCCACCGAGGGCGCCGTCGCCAGCTACATCCACATGGGCGGCAAGATCGGCGTGCTCGTCGAGGTGAACTGCGAGACCGACTTCGTGGCCCGCACCGACGGCTTCCAGGCCCTGGTGAAGGATCTCTCGATGCACATCGCCGCCGCCGCCCCGCAGTTCGTGCGGCGCGAGGAGGTCCCGGCCGAGGTGATCGAGAAGGAGATGGAGATCGCCCGCGCCCAGGCCCGCGAGCAGAAGAAGCCCGAGGCGATCATCGAGAAGATCGCGACCGGCAAGGTCGAGAAGTTCTACAAGGACGTCGTGCTCCTCGAGCAGCCGTTCGTGAAGGACGACAAGAAGACCGTCCAGGACCTCGTCACCGAGACCGTCGCCAAGATCGGCGAGAACGTGCAGGTCCGCCGCTTCGCCCGCTTCGTCCTCGGCGAGGGGCTCGAGAAGAAGACCGAGAACCTGGCCGAGGAGGTCGCCAAGACCGCCGGCCTCGTGAAGTAG